A single genomic interval of Musa acuminata AAA Group cultivar baxijiao chromosome BXJ3-4, Cavendish_Baxijiao_AAA, whole genome shotgun sequence harbors:
- the LOC103980140 gene encoding bZIP transcription factor 11 — protein sequence MASPSGTSSGSSLLLPTSGSEEDLHALMMDQKKRKRMISNRESARRSRMRKQKHLDDLTAQVNQLRKENSQILSSLTLTTQQCFAVEADNSVLRTQTMELTNRLQSLNEILLFLNGSNTIARNGFLISPWSSTCTNQPIMASAADNLLQH from the coding sequence ATGGCTTCTCCCAGTGGGACTTCTTCTGGGTCCAGCCTGCTGCTCCCGACCTCGGGCTCCGAAGAGGATCTGCATGCCCTGATGATGGACCAGAAGAAGCGAAAGCGGATGATATCGAACCGTGAGTCCGCGAGGCGGTCGAGGATGCGCAAGCAGAAGCATTTGGATGATCTGACGGCGCAGGTGAACCAGCTGAGGAAGGAGAACAGCCAGATCCTGTCATCCCTCACCCTCACCACGCAGCAGTGTTTCGCTGTGGAGGCCGACAACTCCGTTCTGCGCACCCAAACCATGGAGCTCACCAACAGGCTGCAATCCCTCAATGAGATCCTTCTCTTCTTGAACGGAAGCAACACCATCGCCCGCAATGGCTTCCTCATCAGTCCATGGAGCTCCACGTGCACGAACCAGCCCATCATGGCTTCAGCAGCAGACAACCTGCTTCAGCATTGA